The Streptomyces laurentii region CCCATCTCGGAGGTGGCCCGGATGTCGGGTGTCACCGCCCGGACCCTGCGTCACTACGACGAGATCGGACTGATGACGCCGTCCCGTATCGGCGCCGGCGGTCTCCGCTACTACGAGGAGCCGCAGATCCTGCGGTTGCAGCAGATCCTCGTACTGCGGTCGCTGGGCGTCGGGCTGTCGGAGATCGACCGGATCCTGTCCGAGCGGGTCGACGAGGTGGAGGCGCTGCGCCGCCACCACGAGCGGCTGCTCGCGGAGCGGGACCGGCTCGACGTGCTCGTCGGCACCGTCTCCCGCACGATCGCCACCCTGGAGCAGTCAAGAAAGGAAGGACGACCCATGACCATCAACCGACCGGAGAACCTCTTCGAGGGAGTCCAGCCCGCCCAGTACGAGGAGAACATGCGTGAGTTCCCCGGCCTCGCCGAGGAACTCGGGCGCCGCGCCGCCGGGATGAGCCAGGCGGACGCCGACGCCGCGCACCGGGCGCGCACCGCGCAGATGATCCGGCTGGCCG contains the following coding sequences:
- a CDS encoding merR family transcriptional regulator (DNA binding residues [nucleotide binding];~Helix-Turn-Helix DNA binding domain of transcription regulators from the MerR superfamily; cl02600;~MerR HTH family regulatory protein; pfam13411;~MerR family transcriptional regulator [Streptomyces pristinaespiralis ATCC25486];~TipAS antibiotic-recognition domain; pfam07739;~identified by MetaGeneAnnotator; putative); the protein is MEWPISEVARMSGVTARTLRHYDEIGLMTPSRIGAGGLRYYEEPQILRLQQILVLRSLGVGLSEIDRILSERVDEVEALRRHHERLLAERDRLDVLVGTVSRTIATLEQSRKEGRPMTINRPENLFEGVQPAQYEENMREFPGLAEELGRRAAGMSQADADAAHRARTAQMIRLAELMAAGHPAGAEPVLAEIDAQYRALTGMRAVSAEEYRAIGRACVDNGTWRAAYEAIAPGLAAYQRDAIDAYVTARLS